The region CTCGGTGTGGTGGCAGTAGCCGATCTCATCCGCGCCGCCCAAAACGCCAACAGCCAACGTGCCGCAGGACTGGAGCTGGACTCATGACCCAGTCGCCAGTCACCGCCCTCAACGATCTGGCCCGCTTGCGCGATGCGCCGGAGCTCAGCCAGGAAACCTGCGCAAACCTTCGAGCGGAGCTCAGCCAGGCGATGGCCAACGCCAGCTGGTTCACCGTCGGTGTGATGGCCCCGACCGCCGCCAAGGCCCTTGCGGCCCTCAGGGCTCTGGAAACGAGCCAGGGATGGGACACCATGGATGTTGTTGACAGCACCAATGAAATCGGTCCTGTCTTCCTCAAAGCGAACCAACAAGGTGGATCGGTCCGCATTCGCATCGAATACGGCCTCGGCCAGGGAATCCTGATCACTGGGCATGGTGAGGACGAGAACCAGCCCAGCACCACATGGGGGCCGCTGCCGCTGAATTTTTTCTGAACTGGCATCCGTCGTTGCCCTTCATCCGAATTGATCGCAGCCTGAAGAGATGAGCTTCACTCCCACCCTTTGATGGCCCGTCCCACTCTTCTCGCTGGCGACATGGGGGGGACCAAGACCCTTCTTGCGCTCTACGACCTCGAGGGTGAAACGCTGATCAAACGTCACCAGCAACGGTTTGTCTCAGCTGATTGGTCATCGCTGGAGCCGATGCTTAAGGCATTTGTTGAGGAACGGCCCAAGGACGTCCAGGCGCCAACCCATGGCTGCCTCGCCGTGGCAGGCCCTGTTCGCAATCGGCAGGCCCGGATCACCAACCTCCCCTGGCAGCTCAAGGAAGAGGATCTGGCTGCCGCTGCAGGGATGCAGCAACTGGAGCTGGTGAACGATTTCGGTGTACTGATCTACGGCCTGCCTCACTTCGGCGCGGATCAGCAGCTGGTGCTGCAGGAGGGGAGTCAGGACGACGGGCCCCTGGCGATCCTTGGAGCTGGGACCGGCCTCGGCATGGCTCGAGGCGTTCGCACAAACAACGGGCTGATGGCTCTCTCCAGCGAGGGTGGACATCGCGAATTCGCACCGCGCAGCGATGAGGAATGGCAACTGGCCTGCTGGCTGAAACAGGACCTGGGAGTCGACCGCCTGTCGATCGAGCGGGTGGTGAGCGGCACAGGGCTTGGCCACATCGCCCATTGGCTGCTGCAGCAGCCAGGCGCACAATCTCACCCCCTTCGTTCTGTGGCTGAGGCCTGGCGGCGAAATATGGCCAGTGACCTTCCAGCGCAGGTGTCCCTCGCAGCCGAAGAGGGCGACCCCCTGCTGCGACATGCCCTTGACCTGTGGCTGTCGGCCTACGGCTCAGCCACAGGTGACCTGGCCCTGCAGGAACTCTGCAGCGGTGGTCTCTGGGTGGGAGGCGGCACGGCTACAAAACAACTCAACGGACTGCAATCCGCGCTGTTTCTTAAGGCAATGCGCGACAAAGGTCGGTTCAAGGACTTCATCAGCGGTCTGAAGGTCACCGCTGTGATCGATCCGGAGGCGGGTCTGTTTAGCTCTGCCTGCCGAGCACGGATGTTGGCGGAGTCGGGTGGGACACTGGCCTGAGCAGACGCTCAGGGATGGCGCAGCCGCGCATCGGTCAGAAAGTGGTTGTGGATGTTCCGGCGACCACCGCCAACCTCGGACCGGGCTTCGACTGCCTTGGTGCAGCCCTCGATCTCAACAACCGCTTTGCCATGCGGCGGATCGAAGGCAGC is a window of Synechococcus sp. A15-24 DNA encoding:
- a CDS encoding DUF1824 family protein, which codes for MTQSPVTALNDLARLRDAPELSQETCANLRAELSQAMANASWFTVGVMAPTAAKALAALRALETSQGWDTMDVVDSTNEIGPVFLKANQQGGSVRIRIEYGLGQGILITGHGEDENQPSTTWGPLPLNFF
- the glk gene encoding glucokinase — translated: MARPTLLAGDMGGTKTLLALYDLEGETLIKRHQQRFVSADWSSLEPMLKAFVEERPKDVQAPTHGCLAVAGPVRNRQARITNLPWQLKEEDLAAAAGMQQLELVNDFGVLIYGLPHFGADQQLVLQEGSQDDGPLAILGAGTGLGMARGVRTNNGLMALSSEGGHREFAPRSDEEWQLACWLKQDLGVDRLSIERVVSGTGLGHIAHWLLQQPGAQSHPLRSVAEAWRRNMASDLPAQVSLAAEEGDPLLRHALDLWLSAYGSATGDLALQELCSGGLWVGGGTATKQLNGLQSALFLKAMRDKGRFKDFISGLKVTAVIDPEAGLFSSACRARMLAESGGTLA